ctaccaagttaacccggtgcgggttcggtctgctcagtctgtccttgagcttggggcactgggcccgaacgtggcctcttcggccgcagtaatagcagctcaggtcccgtgggtcccctcgagccggtcggttgtccctgatgctgggccttcccctagggttaccatattttgtgcctcctaatggaggacactcccgggggggggggcggccccgcccccagccccgcccacgccccgccccaactctgccccctcccaaagtctccgccccctcccctgcttgaagcctgaagcaggtaaggtaaggtaaggtaaggggcgggggagggagaaggaggcgcggcgcggcccaggctggcccccggcggctccagcctgggtcggctcgggccctggccgaccacccccggcgcaccccccggctcccagccccgcggcccggctcccggctccccgaccccggcccggctcccagccccggcccggctcccggctccccgaccccggcccggctcccggccccgcggcccggctcccggctccccgaccccggcccggctcccggctcccagccccgcggcccggctcccggctcccagccccgcggcccggctcccggctccccgaccccggcccggctcccagccccggcccggctcccggctcccagccccgcggcccggctcccggctcccagccccgcggcccggctcccggctccccgacccggctcccggctcccggctccccgacccggctcccggctccccgaccccggctcccggctcccagccccgcggcccggctccccgaccccggcccggctcccggctccccgaccccggcccggctcccggccccgcgggcccggctccccgaccccggcccggctcccagccccgcgggcccagctccccgaccccggcccggctcccagccccgcggcccggctcccagccccgcggcccggctccccgaccccgaccccggcccggctcccggctccccgaccccggcccggctcccggctccccgaccccggcccggctcccggctcccagccccgcgggcccggctcccggctcccagccccgcgggcccggccccgtgggcccggaccggcccggcactgcgaccctggcccggcctggcccccggcccggctcccggccgggcaccatgcccccggccccgcacaaagaggccccggccgagcctcccgattttcccggacatgcccggctttgggggatttccccccggacggggatttgagcccccaaaagccggacatgtccgggaaaatccggacgtatggtaaccctaccttccccgtgggaggggattccccatattccccctttgggaggtcccagggtgactctctctctgcatcgcggcgggcctgttcctttggggctcctccctgccaccccctgaccggctctttacaaactcatcaaccagctgcccggcgtgtcgcgggttctctggctttctgtccaccaaccacagcctcaggtcggatgggcaccgctcatacagttgctccagtaccagcagtttaatcaggtcctccttcgtctgggccccaccagcccacttgctggcgtatctttccatgcagacggctagttgcagatatgagatctcaggggttttatcttgactccggaacctttcccggtacatctcaagagtcagcccaaactctcgtagcagggcctttttgaatagtttgtagtcccctttctctgcctctcccagttggcggtacaatgccacggatttggggtccagtaagggggtaaggacccagagtctgtccgcgggatccacccggtgcagctcgcaggccgtctcaaaggcctccaggaagtcatccatgtcctccccctgcttgtatggggccatgatgcacttatcaaagctccgtgcagtcctgggtcccccctcactcaccgcagccgggggttcgctgcccttcaatctcgccagttccaggtcatgctgacgctgtctctcattctcctcccgttcatgctgtctctgtctctcttcacgctgatgctgtctctctttctcctcccgttcatgctgacgctgtctctcttcatgctgtctctgttgttcacgatccttcagctccctcagttttagctctttctcccattccagccaattccgctccccggatgccgaacgtcgccgggaggatcctctgctggccggcgagcttcgccggggggaccccctgctggccgggggggtcacggcgccttcggtatttgctgggctcctccccacccttcccctaggcataggaaggaggggtctcgggaagccctcagcagccggctgaccactcccagctgggacagacactggtgcctgcgctgcatttgccaggctgcttccctgagacacagggatcagttcattcgcgcgatcttccgcctccagctgggcaatgagctgttctttggtgaacctcccaatgcacagccgcctctgcttgcacagctccaccaggtcgctcttaagccgcttggcatacatcttcctgctggccactcaccggcctgtgtgctcacagctccccacagttcccagggggccccttagtgtgccagcccttctcgaggtcaccacctctctgccagggtcgagctgcagactcctccgcccctgggaccactcgctgcgatccccccgggagaccctgttactgcaaaagtccttctcgctggtcacacactcccaggggtaataaccgtctctctctcactcttcagcgcgcctggtccccgtcaatcccccttcgttttactgctccccagtcacttactgcaggaagcgccgtccacggggtgcagtagatcccacctctgccaccagttgttgcggattgtgggggagttagggccctgcacccctcttcccgagattcactgcgactctcagccagccagtaaagcagaaggtttatttaaggacaggaacacagtctcaagcagagcgtgtaggtacgaccagaccccctcaattaggtccctcggggaggttcagggagcttagaccccagcttggggttccctgcgttgcaccacccagccccaaccgaaactaaactcccaactcctcccgctgctcctgtcctttgttcagtctcccgggcagaaggtgttaattctccccacccccgttcctggctcaggttacagctcaggtagcttccttcaagggaagtcccacatccccactgcaacccccctgcaacattcccaggtcaaatctgccctgctccctgctccgtcacagatggatggaaggatggatggggtgttggatggatggatggatggggtgtcgggttggggtgttgggatggatggatggggtgtcaggaaggatggatggatggatggggtgttgggaAGGATGGATGGGGTTTTGGATGTATGGATGGggtgttggatggatggatggggtgtcgggatggatggaaggatggatggggtgttggatgcatggatggatggggtgtcggGTTGGGGTGTTGGGATAGATGGATGGGGTTttggatggaaggatggatggggtgttggatggggtgttgagatggatggaaggatggatggggtgttggatggggtgttgggataaatggaaggatggatggggtgttgggaaggatggatggggtgttgggatggatggatggggttttggatggatggatggatggatggatggatggatggggtgttggatggatggatggggtgtcgggaaggatggatggatggatggggtgttggatggatggatggatggatggatggatggaaggatggatggggtgttgggatggggtgttgggatggatggatggggtgtcaggatggatggaaggatggatggggtgtCGGGATGGGGTGTTGGGATGGATGGTTGGGGTGtcgggatggatggaaggatggatggggtgttgggatggggtgttgggatagatggatggggtgtcgggatggatggggtgttggatggatggatggggtgtcgggatggatggaaggatggatggggtgttgggttggggtgttgggatggatggatggggtgtcgggaaggatggatggatggatggggtgttgggaaggatggatggggtgttacatggatggatggggtgttaggatggatggatggggtgttggatggatggatggatggggtgtcgggatggatggaaggatggatggggtgttggatggggtgttgggatccatggaaggatggatggggtgtcgggaaggatggatggggtgttagatggatggatggggtgttgggatggatggggttttggatggatggatggatggatggggtgttgggatgcggtgttgggatggatggatgggattttggatggatggatggggtgtcgggaaggatggatggggtgttgggatggatggatggggttttggatggatggatggggtgtcgggaaggatggatggatggatggatggggtgttgggttggggtgttgggatggatggatggggtgtcgggaaggatggatggatggatggggtgttgggaaggatggatggggtgttacatggatggatggggtgttaggatggatggatggggtgttggatggatggatggatggggtgtcgggatggatggaaggatggatggggtgttggatggggtgttgggatccatggaaggatggatggggtgtcgggaaggatggatggggtgttagatggatggatggggtgttgggatggatggggttttggatggatggatggatggatggggtgttgggatgcggtgttgggatggatggatgggattttggatggatggatggggtgtcgggaaggatggatggggtgttgggatggatggatggggttttggatggatggatggggtgtcgggaaggatggatggatggatggatggggtgttgggatggggtgttgggatggatggatggggttttggatggatggatggatggatggatggatggattgatggatggatggatggggtctTGGGATGGGGtcttgggatggatggatggggtgtcgggatggatggaaggatggatggggttttggatggatggatggagtgttggatggggtgttgggatggatggatggatggatggggtgttggatggggtgttgggatgtatggatggatggggtgtcggGAAGGATGGATGGGTGTTGGATGGGGTGTTGGATGGATGTATGGATGTATGGggtgttggatggatggatggggtgttggatggggtgtTGGGATGGGGTGTcgggatggatggggtgttggatggggtgttgtgatggatggaaggatggatggggagttgggatggatggatggggtgtcggGAAGGATGGATGGGATGTTGGATGTATGGATAGGGTGTtggatggggtgtctggggatggatggggtgtctggggatgccGTGAGGGCGAtagaagggggtggatggggtaaCAGAAGGAGGTAGAAGAAGGCGATTCTGACCCAGGACCCCCCACCACCGGAGACAGGGACTGTAACGGTGCAGCAGAGGGGTGAAAAGCAGTCCCCGGCTCCCCCACCCGCTCTGAGGTAAGGGATGGCTCCAGGGGTGGGGCAGGTTGTgtgacctggggtggggggtcctgggGCTGTCTGTGTGTTGCGTGTATGTAGGACATCTGTGCCTATGTGTATCTATCTTGCTGGGTGCACATTTGTGGGTGTGAGTGGGGGTATCTCATTTGTGGGAAATGAAGAGGACACGGGGTCTTTCCCCCACAAAGCCGGGGGTAaaaacccaggcgtcctggctcccccccatccctgttGTTTATCTTCCCGGCCCTGAGAGCTGATTATATTCCCGCAGGGGTTGGAGATTTATGGGTCTGTTTTTTCCACCTCTGCTGCCCTCTGCTTTGAACCCAGTTGTCCGGGCGGGGAAATCAGGAAGCCAAAGCCAAGCGGCTGCCTCACCTCTGACGCCCCCACTTTCATCTCCTGCCAGCCCCAGTACCTGCTGTGCTGGGACGTCCCCCTCCCCCTAGCCACAcagggcaggactcctgggttctctcacaAGCTCtaagaggggagtggggtttggtgggacttggggggagggtctgggagccaggactcctgggttctctccctggtttTGGGAGGGTAGTGGGGGCtactgggttagagcagggggggccgggagccaggactcctgggttctctccctggctcttagaggggagtgggggctaggggttagagcagggggtctgggagccaggactcctgggttttctcctggctctgggaggggagtggggtctagtggttagagctgggggtttgggagtctgggctcccagcaacagcctccccccgccccactctaaccactagctccccctccccacttgtcTGCAGGGAGGGGTCACTCTGATGCATCCGGTCATTCACTGGCTCCTTTCCCACTTTCCACTCACCCAGCCAGAAGCCAAAACCCAGAAAGGCCCAAGGCTGGGCGAGTAGGGggtgcgggtcgggattgaggggcactggcagagccgtggtggggggacagggctgggggcgcagagggctgcgggtcggggttgaggggcactggcagagctgcgtgGGGTGAGTTCTCTAACCATTACACCTGCTGTTCCTACCCTCGGGGCCCTGATGTCTGCGGGCAGCCCGGTCCCCCCTGACGGTCGTGGGGCGGATGCACTATCGAAGGGCGTCTCAGGAGACCCACGCAGATTCTCCACGTCGGAGAGTAAGTGCCCTGTCTCATTGCAGCTCCTGAACGCATAACGATAATTCatctggtgctgagatgcagccacctctggggtgggtcagctggggaacagctgcaTATAACGCTGCACAGGGATGGCTTGTGCGGCATGGAGATGCAGccggctctggggcagggcagctggggaggCGCCGCACAGCAGATGGGGTTGCTGCTGACAGTGTCTGGTTGCTCCCAGGGGATGTGGATTGTCCCAGCCGGAGATCTCTGCCTGGGGAAGAGGTTCGTCCCAGCGAGGAGACATCGCTAATTCTCCCGCCCCTGACCACTGAGAAAGCAGGGAGAGGTatgagggagtggggtctagtgattagagcaaggggggctgggagccaggactcctgggttctctccctggctctgggaaggggtggggtctggtggggtagatcgggaggggcggggggggggctgggagccaggactcctgggttccatctctGCTGTCCCCTCTGCTTTCAGACTCCACACCCCCGCCCTCGGGGGGCCCTGCGGTCACCCGCTGCCCTGAGCGCTGGAGGGACAAGCAGCGTCTGGGCTCCACCGCGTCTGTCTGCAGCCACCAGAGCTGTAAATCCACCGCCTCGCACATCCAGGAGGTGGCTGGGGATGGTGAGTgcgaggctgggctgggctgggctgcggatcgggagcgggggcaccggcagggatggtggggggcagggctggcaggggctgtgggtcgggagtgaggggcaccggcagggctttgggggaacagggccgggctagcgggggctgcgggttgggagtgaggggcaccggcagggctttgggggaacagggccgggctagcgggggctgcgggttgggagtgaggggcaccggcagagctgggggggggcagggcagggctaggagggggctgcgggttgggagtgaggggcaccggcagagctgggggggggcagggccgggctagcgggggctgcgggttgggagtgaggggccctggcagagctgggggggggcagggctgggctggcaggggctgcgggttgggagtgaggggcaccggcaggggtggtggggggcagggctgggctagcagggggctgtgggtcgggagtgaggggcaccggcagagctggggggggcagggctgggctggcaggggctgcgggttgggagtgaggggcactggcagcgctggggcgggggaggggagcccacGGTTGGGTTCTGGTTGCTGGTTTCGCCCAGAGTTGAGCATTAATTCAGGATCCGCCCCAGGTGCCTCTGGGAGCTCGTTAACGCAATTATTATTATGGCCATTTCCGCCCAGATAGAAAAACAAACAGCCTCTGcaagtgggctgggctgggctgggagccaggactcctgggttctctccccagctctgggaggggagtgaggtctggtggttagagcagggggggctgggcaccaggactcctgggttctctccccagctctgggacgggagtggggtctggtggttagagcagggggttgggagccaggactcctgggttctctccccagctctgggaggggagtggggtctagtggttagagcaggggggggctgggcaccaggactcctgggttctctccccagctctgggacgggagtggggtctggtggttagagcaggggggctgggagccaggactcctgggttctctccccagctctgggaggggagtggggtctggtggttagagcaggggggctgggagccaggacacctgggttctctccccagctctgggacggaagtggggtctaggggtTGTGGGTGGCCTGGgatcccggactcctgggttcactcTTCGGCTTCGCTCACCCTCTGccctctgtttctctcccccAGACCGCTGCGCTCACTGTGCCCTGGCCTGCCTGTTCTGCGAGTTCCTGGCGCTCTGCTCCCTGGCGCTGGATGGCCTGGGCTGCGGGGCGCTGTGCCTGGCGGGGGGCTGCTGCGCCAGGGGGGACCCCCCGGGTCAGGGCTGCGGGGGAGGCAGCTGCCCCTGTGGAGGGGGGTGCGGACTCCTCCAGGACTGCTGCGACTCCGCGGACTGCCTGGAAATCTGCCTGGAGTGCTGCTCCATCTGCTTCCCCGGCTGACCCAGGGGCTGgagctcaccccccaccccagcccctcacaATCCCACCCCATTCCTGGCTCTCTACGGGctgagccccgccccatccaacccagcCGGTGATGTCATTGGATGGACTGAGCCACGCCCCATGCAGCGTGATGTCACCCAGTGGTCCAAGCCACACCTCCACTTATGATGTCATCTAACAGGACGAGAGCCATTGGATGCTCACCGGGGACGTCCTCACAATGCAAGAAGCCCCACCCATCTTACTGGGGCCTCATCAGAGGTGGTAAGCCACACCCCCATTGGTGGTGATGTCCCTGGGTGATAAAGCCACACCCCCTTGGTGGTGACATCACTGAGTGGAACAAACCACACCCTATTGGTGACATCACTGTGTGGAACAAGTCACACCCTATCTACTGTGATGTCATCAAAGGTGTCTAGGCAGAGTGACACCATCAAATAGCCCCAGCAAGGGGCGGGTCCTGCAGGAAGCCACGCCTCATTAATTGTGACATCACATGCACCAAGCCACACCTCTATGCAGTGATGTCATTGAATGTGTGGGTGTGGCTGCCAGAGCTCCGCTTCCTCTGCTGTGATGTCATCAAATGGACTCAgatgtccccagctctgccggtgccccacactcccgacctgcagcccctgctagcccagccctgggctcccccccagctctgccggtgccccacactcctgacccgcagcccctgctagcccagccctgggctccccccccagctctgccggtgccccacactcctgacccgcagcccctgctagcccagccctgggctcccc
The DNA window shown above is from Malaclemys terrapin pileata isolate rMalTer1 chromosome 20 unlocalized genomic scaffold, rMalTer1.hap1 SUPER_20_unloc_1, whole genome shotgun sequence and carries:
- the LOC128829382 gene encoding myoD family inhibitor-like, which gives rise to MDGMLDKKAILTQDPPPPETGTVTVQQRGEKQSPAPPPALSPVPPDGRGADALSKGVSGDPRRFSTSERDVDCPSRRSLPGEEVRPSEETSLILPPLTTEKAGRDSTPPPSGGPAVTRCPERWRDKQRLGSTASVCSHQSCKSTASHIQEVAGDDRCAHCALACLFCEFLALCSLALDGLGCGALCLAGGCCARGDPPGQGCGGGSCPCGGGCGLLQDCCDSADCLEICLECCSICFPG